A section of the Kribbella sp. HUAS MG21 genome encodes:
- a CDS encoding (2Fe-2S)-binding protein: protein MIVCHCEVVSDRDVVESIDAGARTLAQVCLATGAGRNCGGCVFSVKRLLCQHGRSVSATPLTEVAGATG, encoded by the coding sequence GTGATCGTCTGCCACTGTGAGGTCGTCAGCGACCGGGACGTCGTCGAGAGCATCGACGCCGGGGCCCGGACGCTTGCGCAGGTGTGCCTGGCGACCGGGGCCGGGCGGAACTGTGGGGGCTGCGTCTTCTCTGTGAAGCGCCTGTTGTGCCAGCATGGGAGGTCGGTCTCGGCAACTCCGCTCACGGAGGTGGCAGGTGCAACCGGTTAA
- the bfr gene encoding bacterioferritin: protein MQPVNPRVVELLNAALTLELTVINGYFLEARMLDNWGFRRLGKAFYDLSIDEMKDADALINRILLFDGHPNLQKLGAVTVGEDAPEMLRLGMESEHAAVAQFNAAAQGCHDLGDHGTAAVFEEMVRDEERHVDWFESQLDAIERIGAQQYLAQQLEPGNAPG, encoded by the coding sequence GTGCAACCGGTTAATCCACGTGTCGTCGAACTCCTCAACGCGGCGCTGACTCTCGAGCTGACCGTCATCAACGGGTACTTCCTGGAAGCCAGGATGCTCGACAACTGGGGCTTCCGGCGCCTCGGCAAGGCCTTCTACGACCTCTCGATCGACGAGATGAAGGACGCCGACGCGCTGATCAACCGGATCCTGTTGTTCGACGGCCACCCGAATCTGCAGAAGCTCGGCGCGGTCACGGTCGGCGAGGACGCCCCCGAGATGCTGCGGCTGGGCATGGAGAGCGAGCACGCCGCGGTGGCCCAGTTCAACGCCGCGGCCCAAGGGTGCCACGACCTCGGCGACCACGGCACCGCGGCTGTCTTCGAGGAGATGGTTCGCGACGAGGAACGCCACGTCGACTGGTTCGAATCCCAACTGGACGCCATCGAACGGATCGGCGCCCAGCAGTACCTCGCCCAACAACTGGAACCAGGCAACGCACCAGGCTGA
- a CDS encoding class I SAM-dependent methyltransferase, whose protein sequence is MVVRALSFGTVAEAYERFRPGYPAEVLDLVVAYAGRPIRTALEIGAGTGKATRLFAQAGIEVTATDPDAAMLAELRKHVPAHVTTVQAAFEDLPLDTSYDLVYSAAALHWTNPEGRWDRMAALVRPGGVFASFAAPTQLADPDLQQAVRAARAPYLEDDGVPSPDGTPADRPMQWPGTELQQSDWFTDVRQAVIERRLTISAQDYIGHLSTVSAYVMLNPTDRDEAFRRILQVLPGTVELDAQLHAHLARRGH, encoded by the coding sequence ATGGTTGTGCGTGCGCTGAGTTTCGGGACGGTGGCGGAGGCGTACGAGCGGTTCCGGCCTGGGTATCCGGCGGAAGTGCTCGATCTGGTGGTGGCCTACGCCGGTAGGCCGATCCGCACCGCGCTCGAGATCGGCGCCGGGACAGGTAAGGCGACGCGCCTGTTCGCGCAGGCAGGAATCGAGGTCACGGCGACGGACCCCGACGCAGCCATGCTGGCGGAGCTGCGCAAACACGTGCCGGCACACGTCACCACCGTGCAAGCCGCCTTCGAGGACCTGCCGCTGGATACGTCGTACGACCTGGTCTATTCGGCTGCCGCGCTTCATTGGACGAATCCTGAAGGCCGCTGGGACCGCATGGCCGCACTGGTACGGCCGGGTGGCGTGTTCGCCTCGTTCGCCGCACCGACCCAGCTGGCCGACCCGGACCTCCAGCAGGCCGTCCGCGCGGCGCGTGCGCCGTACCTCGAGGACGACGGCGTCCCGTCGCCCGACGGCACACCCGCGGATCGCCCGATGCAGTGGCCCGGCACAGAGCTCCAGCAGTCCGACTGGTTCACCGACGTACGGCAGGCCGTGATCGAACGGCGCCTCACGATCAGCGCCCAGGACTACATCGGCCACCTGTCAACAGTCTCGGCGTACGTGATGCTCAACCCCACCGACCGCGACGAGGCCTTCCGCCGAATCCTGCAGGTCCTCCCCGGAACCGTGGAACTGGACGCCCAGCTCCACGCCCACCTCGCCCGCCGCGGCCACTAA